tcACTACTCTTCAACCGTATAATAACAAACAACATCAAAACTGTTCAAAGCTTTCAGTGCAGCGAGTTTCGATCGATTGTGTCTGGAGCCGAAATGCGCTAACCGGATCTGGCCCCGCCCAACCTCAGCGCGCAAGGTCGCAGCAAACACCGCGGAACCTCCAAGAGCCTCCATCACGCATCGTCTCCCAGCGCAAGAATGCCGCCATTTAAGGATGAGCATATTCTGGTACGTCTTGCCATTTGAACATTCCATTCCACGAAAAATACGTGCTAATTAATTGATAGATAATTGCGCCAGGATCGCAAGTGACCCTGGCGCAACTAGGCCTCCCAGAGTCCTTCACCCCGGCCCGGTATCGCTTCCCCTCGCGAATGTTCCCCGCCGAGAAAAAGGGCGAATATGAACCGCACAAGATCCGCGAGAGGCGACAGGAGGTGAAAATATCCAATGGGCAGGATGCACCTGCAccgaaggagaaggaagacgtggagatgaaggaagccgaccagcagccacagcagcaggccACGCAAGAAGGGACGGAGACCACCGACGCGCCCAAGCCTGAGAGTACCGACGAGCCAAAGACCGAGAACGGTGAGAACGCggcggagggcgaggtgAAGGAAGGTGAAAACGAAGAGAACGGGGATGGCCagacggtggaggagatTTTCTACGAGGAAGACGTTGCGTCTGAGGAGGGGGCGATTTTCCCCATTGAGAACGGACGTATCGTTGATTGGGGGTGTTTCTTTGCTCTCCTGACGCATGTTCATAATACGCTCAGCCCACCGTTCCATACACCCATCATGCTTATCGCTGAGCCGGCTTGGTCGCTGCGCGACAGGGAGGCGATAACGCAATTTGTGTTTGAAAAGTTCAAGACGCCCGCATTTTGTCTTATGGATTCTGCGGTCGCGGTTTGCTATGGCTATGGCACGGCGACTGCAACGGTTGTCGATGTTGGAAAGAACAAAGTCAATGTCACCGCGGTTACGGACTTCCTGGTCAACGAGCACGGTAGAGGTACCGCGTTGGAGGGATGTGGTGGTGACTACTTGACCGACCGACTTCAAGAGCTGCTGGGCCCGAAGGGTTTTACCAGGGAGATGTGTGAACAGTTGAAGCGGAGCAACATTACCGAGCTTCTATCTGCAGGAACGCCTCTACCGGGCGCCGCGGCTACTGCACACCAAGAAGGAAGTCAACCTGCCCCTGTCCCTACGACACAGCCTGGACCTTCGGGGGAGAATCAGCAACCCAAGAACCAGAACGGCACTGCGgagaatgaagaagaggagggcgttCTGGATGTAGCGGCTATTGTCAGCGGCGGCCACACCAGCGAATACCTTGCTGCTCGggaaaaggagaagggaACCGTGAAGAAAGGCGCTGATCCAAATGCTAAGGCTGTTCGCCTTCCCAATtccaagaaagacaaggctacattccagttccaggaatTTGTCAAGTTAGAGCCGGAGAAGGACACACCCAGCGGCCCAGGACGCTTCATCCGCCAGACAAGAGATATTGAAGTCGGAGTTGAACGCTTCCTCGCTGCGACGCCAAAGCAAAAGACAGGCGACAGACTGTCCGGCGGTCTCCTTGAGGACATCGCGACACAGATCCACCACACCATCcttgctgttcctgatgCCACGAAGCGTAGTGAGCTGTGGGATTCGCTGATCGTTGTCGGTAACGGTAGCAAGGTCAAGGGTTAGTACCATGCACCTTTACCATTCTCGTTCCGTCCACTAACATCTCACAGGTTTCACTCAGGCCCTTCTCAGCACAATCACTCAAAGGTTCGTCCTCTCGCCATCCGGTACCATCTTCACCTCAGAAATTccctccaacttctccacACCCCTCCCCACCGGCGGAACAAACACTCCTGCGCCTCAAGGCCTTCCCGGCCCAATGCAAAACCAAGGCGGCGGTGTAAACCCTCTTCTCGTCGCTGCCACCCActccaacaaccccgccGCTGCCGGCATGCCGCCAGGAACACCGTTGATGGACCCGACCATGTCTCGCCACCGCTCTACCGGCCACTCGCAAACCCCAACCTCCGTCAAGACTCTAAGGCCACCCGAGTACTTCTCCGAGTGGAAAGAGCAGACTGCCACAACCGCCCCGCAAAATAACCCCAGCCTTAACGGGCCTCCCGGCCCTGCTGCCACTGGTGGTCACCGCGGCATGGAAGAGGCTGTTTTCCTCGGCGCGCAAGTCGCATCCAAGGTCGTCTTTGTCATCGACCAGGGTCTCAGCAAGGGCTTCATGAGCCGTGTTGAGTATAACGAGAACGGGCCATCGGCGATTCATGAGTATGTTATGTGAGTCCGCTAGCCACGACACGGTCTAGTACTACTCTCAACATCACTATCTCGGTGCGGATATACCGGTCATATATGATTATTTCACGTTAGAATTGGTACTTCTTTGTCATCTTGCCTGTGCTTGATCTTTCAGTACTTTTGTGTATTTTACGGGGCGTCGTTTTCGTTATTTCCCAAGAAAAGCAACCTTAGGATGCTGGTAGGATAGGTGGAGTTTGGTTTAATACAGTAGATATTTCAATGCAAGCTTTAATAATGATCTGAGACTTGCTTGTAATGCATCCTTTGTTGCTTTCATAAGTTTGTTACGAAAAAGGAAATAGGCACGTGACCCGATCACCATAACTTAGATAAGCGGGTTGGCTggttctccatctccatctccgccacCGACTTCTTCCCCGACACCACGCTCGCCTTGAACAAAGACACTTAAATTTCTAGACGGGATAGACATACATCAACCGCCAAAATGCCGCGAGCCGAAGCGGGGAGCACCAAATCCCTCAGCAATAAGATGAAAGCCGTACGTTTCCTTCTAGTCCCATCAAATCGGTTCCAGCGATAAGATCGAGTGCTAACAATTAACCAGAAAGGCTTAGGTCGGCTACGGTGGTACTGTCAAGCATGTGAGCGCCAGATGCGCGATGAGAACGGGTTCAAGTGGTCAGTTTATATCACCTGGAGGGATCCAAACCATTAAAACGGAGTGCTAATGTTCTTCAAATAGCCACGTCGCAAGCGAAAGCCATGTCCGACAGGTCCTGCTCATTGGCGAGGACCCGAAGCGGTATATCGAAGATTACAGCAAGCAGTTTATCAAAAATTTCATAGATCTGTTGAAGTCTACGCacggcgagaagaaggtgcATATCAACCAGTTCTACCAGCAGGTTATTGCTGATAAGGAGGTGGGTTGCGCTCCTTTCTTTTGGTTTAAATGGAGAATAATGACTCTAACTGGTGTTGATTAGCACATTCACATGAACGCGACGAAGTGGAAGAGTCTTAACCAGTTTGCGGCGCATCTTGGTCGCGAGGGCCTGTGTCATGTTGAGGAGACGGAAAAGGGCCTTTTCGTTTCATATATCGATCGGAGTCCGGATGCGATGCGGCGACGGGAGGCGATCATGAAGAAGGAACGGCAGGATCGGGGTGATGAGGAGCGAGAGCAGCGGTtgatccaggaacaggtTGAGCGTGCGCGGGTGAAtgagaaggagcaggaggaagacATCGATCCCGAGGCAAGGAATCTACAGCGcaaggagggagagaaagtgAAGCTGAATATTGGATTTGGTGCGAAGCCTACGCCACCTGCCGCCGAACAGTCGCAGACACAGTCGCctgaggagaaggaaaaggaaacttCCTCAGCAACCCCGGAGGACTCATCAGCCGCCGCCTCCCCTGCGCCGACGCAAGCTCCTCAAGCCGCGCCGAAGGTGTCTTTGTCGTTAGGAGGTGGTAATGGCAAGCCGAAGAACGTGTTCGCATCcgcagcgaagaagaacccgctagcggggaagaagggatcTGTCATGCCCCAGCCGAAGAAAATGACAGAGCAGGAGCGAATCATGAAACAAGAGATGGAGGCCATGCAGCGGAAGCGcttgggcggcggaggaatgCCGAACCCCAAACGGCCGAAAGTTTCATGAAGAGACAGCGCAAATACCCATTATCTTCTCAGGGGTCCTCTAACGGAGCCCTCAACCCCCGCCGGGCAGGTCCCTAACAAACTCCAACTGCTGTCGAGACAGGGCTAGAATCTTCCGAGTTCATTATCTACTGCCTGGTAGTCCGGACGCCCACTATGGGCAGCACCAGTTCGTGTCGACTCGTACCCTAATAAAGCGAGCGAACGTGGAACACCAGGACAGTCCTGGTATGCTTATCGTCTGAAATCTTCATCCGTGCATCTAAATAGAGATTTAGGAATAGCCTCAAATAAGCTACCTGGTTCGATTCGACAGCTTCACAGCAATAAATTCCATGCCCCTCGCACTCATACAGCCGTTTTAGCTTGATTAAAATATTGAATGCCCAGACTCAGCTCTGATCCGGAGATTCCGCTTAGCTGAGCCGGAGAGCCACTTTATGAGGCGGTCCCAGCTCACTGGTGAAACGGTCCCACCAATTTAGGGGCATGTCTTCATTTTGCAATTTCTATCCCAGACAGCCTGCTTTGAGGGCAGGGAAAGATTCGGATCCTGCAGACTCAACAAGCCTAGGCCCTTGGCGCAATATGCATGGTCCCATTCCGGTACACCATATATTCGCGGTATACCCATCCATGATCTGCATTGCAGTCTGGAAGATCAGCCAATTCGTCACTCTTTTTGTTGCTTTTTAGTTCGTATCGCTGGCCGATAGTTACTTTCATTCATTAACCTTAACTATGAAGATCTTTCTTCTGGGAGCCGTGCTCGCTGCGGCGCAGAGCGTCACCGCTGCCCTAGATGAGTCGCTCCTTGAGACCTATGTTGGCTCGCTCGAACTCACCTCTTCGTTCAACCCCGTCGAGGAGGCCTACTGGACTGGGTATGCTCATCACCGACGTACCCCGTTCGCTGTTTCCCCAGATGGAGAATCGGCTTACCTTGCCTATCTGGACTCGAGCGAGACGGACGTCCACGTCCAGAAGGTGGACCCTAGCACGTTCAAGGCAGTGGGGTCTACTGTTACCGTGACTGGCGGAAAAGAAGGTATTCAGATCGCTATCGAGTTGCTGTAGAAGAAGCTAACAAGTATAGCCGGCGGTCTGGTCGCCCACAATGACGGCTTCGCTCTCCTCACCAACGAGGCCATGCCCTCCGGAACCTCCAATGCACCACCCGACAACACTCCTGTCGCTGCTCTCTACCGTTACACCAACGGCAAGCAAACCTGGAAGACCTGGCTCGGTGGCCCCGACGTCGAATCAGCCGACGGCTCCCTCGCTTCCCCTGACATCAACGGCGACCTCGTCTACTCTGCTGAAGCCGGTCTCTACGGCGCCTATTTCGTCGTGACAGCCTACTCTGGCTCTGCCTCCGGCCACTTCGGCGACAGCATCCAATACGTCAATGACGCCGGTAAACTCCAGACCATCTCCGGTGCAACCAGCACCTGGGGATGCAGTCACAACACAGGTATCGCGTTCGAAGAAGCCTCCGAGGCTCCCTTCGCCAGTATCTGCGCCGAAGACCAGGGCGCCATCTGGCTCAACACTAAGGGGCAGGGAATGACAACCGAAGGCGTCAAGATCTCCAACGAGAACACCACCAACGGTGCCTCCGGTGAACCCATGGGTGGTATGGGCGGCAGCTACAGCGCCCTCGTCAAATTCGGCGATAGCTCGCGGTACATCTTCGCGTGGCCCTCTCGCGGCGCTGTCCAGGTCACCGAGAACGACTGGATGGGTGCTGGGTACACGCACGTCCTCCCCCGCAACGAGAACCGCAACGTCGCCGTCACGCTTTTATCCGACAAGAACACGCTTGTCGGAAAGCAGGCGACCTCTGAAGTCGGTGCCCAGGATGCCGATAGCCAGATTACCTGGGTCACTGAGGGGAAGGCCGATCACTCCAACGTCCGCGTTGCCGCGTTCGGCGCCGACAGTGCCCTCATCACCTGGGAGCAGATTGACAACCCGACCTGCGATGAGTTCATTGCCATGGGTTGCAAGGGTGCGTTCTCCGGAACGTACTTTCAACAGATTGACAAGAATGGCAAGGCTGTGGGAACTGCTCTCAACAGCTCTGATATCTACGTCGCTGGTGACCTCGTGAACATCGGCGACCGGATCTGCTGGCCGTACGTGAGCATGGAGTGGGACCTGGCTGACACCGTTGGTGGATATGGTGGACAGTCGACTGACACTACGAAGAAGATTAGCTTTGCCTGCATTGGGCTGAATGGTTCGGAAGGTAGTTCTAGCTCCagctctggatctggctctggctctgctgctgcgagtgcatctggatctggatctgaatCGGCTTCTGCCACTGTGTCTGCCTCTGATGATGTCTCCGTAACTGCGTCCGGCACCGAGAACACGCAGGTTGCCGCCCAGACTACTGGTGCCACCACTGAGACTGCCACCCATGGTGAAGCTAGCCTACCCACTGGAGCTGATGTCACTGGCGAGTCAGCTGAGACCACCACTACCGGTGAAGCTGCCACGGCCACTCCTACCCGCAAGCCGGGAAAGTGCAGGGCTCACTATAACCACTAGGAGCTCAACGAGGTACTTGGGTGGGGATAGGCGAGACAAGCAAGGACTACGCATAAATGGTAGTATATGGTGAACTCAAGATTTTCCGGTTATAGCGTGGACTTTGGTTGAGTGTGTACGTATAAGAGAGTAAAATAGAAAATAGACACCGTTTGGTGTCGATTGTTTGTATTCACCTGGTTATCCAAGGTAGCCTAAATATCTTCAAAGCATTAGAGTAAGCTATAGCCCCTAAAAACAAATGCCGATGCCGCTCTCGGAGGGCATCTTAAAGAAACATGTATGATAATAGTCCTGAGGAAAGGGACATAATAACAACAAAGGAGTTTATAAATGAGATTTTACATTAAATATAAATGCAGCTGTGGATGGATGGCTAtgctgtggttgtggttgatgctggAAGGTTCTGCCTCAGGCGGCAACTTAGTCAGCACTCCGCGAGCTGGCCAGAATCTTCAGTTGGAGCTGGGGATCTTGAAGCCACAGCAAGCCatctgcatcctcgccacCGCACCTCTCGTCGCGACATACCTGGTCTCCCTCCTTTAACTCCGAATTACCTCGTTAGTCGCACGCTTTTACACCCTTTTTGATAGCGCCCCCGCAACAATGGCCAACTACCTCGCCTCCATCTTCGGAACCGAGCAAGACAAAGTCAACTGCTCGTTCTACTACAAGATCGGCGCCTGCAGACACGGTGACCGCTGCTCGCGCAAACATGTCAAGCCCTCATATTCGCAGACAGTCCTCATGCCGAACATGTACCAAAATCCCGCGTACGACCCCAAGAGCAAGATGAACCCCAGCCAGCTGCAGAACCACTTCGATGCGTTCTACGAGGATGTCTGGTGTGAGATGTGCAAGTACGGCGAGCTGGAGGAATTAGTGGTGTGCGACAACAATAATGACCGTAAGTCTTTCCCCCTTCTACTTGCGCTTGTCTTCGCCGAAGCTaattttgctttttctaTCGCAGACCTCATCGGGAATGTCTATGCCCGATTCAAGTACGAAGAAGATGCACAGGCAGCTTGCGATACGCTGAACTCCCGATGGTACGCCGCGCGACCAATATATTGCGAATTATCACCGGTTACCGATTTCCGAGAAGCGTGCTGTCGCCTAAATAGTGGCGAGGGGTGTGTTCGCGGCGGGTTCTGCAACTTCATTCACCGGAAAGACCCCAGCAACGAGCTGGACCGGGAGCTTCGCCTCAGCACCAAGAAATGGTTGAAGGACCGTGGCCGCGATGCGCGGAGTGCCACACGCAGTCCCAGCCCGGAGCCTACACGGCGGAGATTTTAGGCATCTGATGTTTGTGTTTCATACGGGGCGTTGGGAGAATGCTGTTTGTACTTTTAGTTATGATATCAAAGCTTTTCTAGTAATGGCATTGCAATATCTTCCGTATCCTCAAGAGTAGTACCTAATATGCCCAGCAATAGTAGTGGAAGTAGGTGAATGCATCCCGATTGGGAGATAATGGCAGCTCTTGGCATCCGCTCGGGGCGCGTCCGTCGCGTCCGACAAAGAAAGTCTGCCAGGTACAACTCCCCGCTCTCCATCATGCAATTCCTGTCGGCTCGCCTGAATTAGATACCTCAGTATTAAAATTGCAATGGCACACGGCACGCAAAGACACGCCTACGATGATAGCAACAGGGCCTTCCTCCAGGCCTTGATGGCCCGTTCAACACTGACCTACGAAGAATCAAAACCCCTCCTCGCTGCTATCCTCTCAGTCCACGGTACGTTTGTCAAAAGAATGTATCATCTCGGGCTTTGCTGACCGTCTCGAACAGGAGGAGATACTGTCTCCGAAGACGACAtcacagaagaagacctcTCCACCTTCATCACCGCCGCGAACTCCGCAATCTCCCCCTTCGATCTCGAAATCAGAAGCACACTCCCTCAACTCCAAGTCAACGCCCCGCTCACCGAAGCTGTCGCCCCGGAGCGCGTTTACGCCCTCGTAAACACCACCAGCGACGCCCTGACCCAGCTCGCGACGACGTACACAGCCGATGAGATCTCCTTCGTGAAGCGCATTCTGGACCGGATGTTCGAGGCGAATAACACCCGGATCGCGGAGGTGATGGCAGTCGGCTCGATTGAGGCAATACAGCAGTCGAAAGTGGGCGGTGGGAACAGGCGTGAGGCGGGCTCTGCGACGCAGGCTACTCAGACTGGGGCTGCGCAGCCGCTGAACATGACGCAGGCGGAGACTGTGTTGaagcagcttgttgaggaTGGGTGGTTTGAGAAGAGTAGGAAGGATTTTTATACGTTGAGTCCGCGGGGACTGATGGAACTACGAGGATGGCTTGTTGCGACGTATAatgatgagaatgaggagggGCGGAGGAATAATAAGATCAAGTTCTGTGCGGCGTGCAGGGATATCATTACGGTTGTAAGTTGCTTGTCCttattgttgatggtgtgCTAGGCTAACTGAACAGGGTCAACGCTGTGGCAATCGTGAGTGTCTAGGCCGGTTACACGATCACTGTATGCGCAATTTCTTCCGCGTACAGAAGGCGGAGCAGTGTCCGGTATGCAGAGCCCCATGGCCAGGAGATAAATTTGTCGGGGAGCGTGCTGTCGTAACGACGGGTCAGAATAGACGGAGTGGTGGTGCTCGTCCGAGCATGGTTCAACCAAGCACACAAGTGTCGCAGACGCAGACTACAGACGGAGATATGGATGAGGAGCTTAGCGATTGAGCTTGACGAGTATCTATGCGAGTCTATTGACTATGCAACGTATCTGAATAGGTATCTACGGCTCATCTACGGCCTACCTCCGCCCACTGGATTCTCCAGACCATCGTGTCGTCAGATAGTACCAGCTCGCCGTTGCGCTTGAATTTCACGCAACCGGCTTAAGTGATCCAGAAGCCAGTCTTCGTCACCCACGGCGAACATTTACCTGCATTACGATGCAGCTGAACACTGTGACTGGTGGCTGAAATGTATGCAGACAGACTATCCCTGCCAGGAGACTGTCTCCGCAGGAATCTTATTATCAAAATGAATTAACTGCTCTCCGCTGGAATAGGCAGATCATTATGAAAGACCACCTTCCTGCCCTGTTTCTCCATCGCCTCAATagcattcttcttccgcaACTCGCGAGCCTGTGGCTCCGTCAAAAGTACAAAGTCATGCTTCAGCAGCTTCGTGCCAACTTTGACCCCGtacttcttcgccatcccctcgtcctcaaccGTCGTCAAATCGACGACAAGCGACTCCTTCACACCAAACACCGGGTCGGACGTCTCGTATGGATCTCCACGGGGATAGAGCGCCCTACTTCATTAGCATCCGCAATCAAACCCATTCAAGTACCTGGAAACTCACGTTATCAAAAGATCATAACCCGGCTTGTCAAGCATAAAATGCACATGCCCCGGCCGATTCGGATGTCTCCCCAGGGCAACCAGCATCTTCCCCACAGGCCCATCCATCGGAATGGGATACGGTACCGGCACAATAGCCTGGAAAAAGAACTCCCCATTCTCATCAGACCTCAACACACCACGCCCATCAGGCCCCGTCCGATTCGGGTTCTGCACGTCATAGAAGCCCTTCGAATCCCCTTCCCACACATCAACCTTCACCCCGTCCACCGGATTTCCATCACAATCCTTAATACTAGCCAACACAAGCAGCTTCGTCGCATCGGGGTCCGAATGTAATACCGCGCCGTGGCTCATATCCTCCGCGTCATGCGTATGGAACGGCCCCAACACCGTCCCCTCCGTCGCCGGCGGTCTGCGCGGGTGGTTAATTGCGTCAACAAGACTCGACACACCAAGCGTGTCCGAGAGCAGGATCATCTCATGTCGTAGGTCGTCGCTTATCTGCCCGATCTCTGTGAGGAATTTCACGCCGGCGGCCCATTCTTCGGTGCCGAGGCGGGTTTCGAGGCAGAATTCGTGGAGGTGCGTTACGATTCTGTGTAGGAGGTAGCGTAGGCGGGGGTCGGTGCATTGGCTGTTTACTAGGTGTACATTCTCTGTTATGTTTTCGGTTGTGAGGTCCTTCATAGGTGGGAGGGTTGAGgggggtgttgttggtggcatTTTGCTTGTTGGTGCTGTGTACCTGAGGATTAGGCAATGCAGGTTAAGAGGTGTTTCACCTGGCAATGGGATGTTTTTAAGAACTTCTGAATGAGGGGAAGACCGTGTATCTTGCTGACCAGGCCCCACATACTGGCAGGCAATACAGCTGGGAGCAGGCACTATACACAAACCCCACGTGGAGAAGTGATCACCGAACGGTGGAGAAGTGGGATTATTAATGGCGCTCTCTTGACGGGAATATTCGGTATTGTACACGAGGATAATTATAATTTGTGGGGATACTATGTATGTCTAGATATTACATATTAAATAAGCCGCTACTCATCGCTCGGGTCGTTCCTCGGTCCGTCTGTCCATGGACTGTTTCTGACTCTGACTATGCTGCGTCTGCCCACCGTCCAACTCGTAGAGCTGACTTCCGTGACTTCCAACCTCAACTCTGCTCTGAGACGTACCTAGCTCCCTAAGAGCTTGGTTGGCAGAGAGCTCCCCTAGAATCGGCAGTTTACGCTCGCTTGTTTTAGGTTGCTCGGTATCATCCTGCTGGGCCTTGCGCCGTCGAGATAGTAAAGAGAACCAGATGAGCCCAAGGATAACGGCGGCTCCAGCCACGCCACCGACCACTCCTCCTGCGATAGCGCCTTTGTTTGTGGGTTTGGTCTGGGTTTCTTTGGTACTCGTGTTATTATTCGACCTATCTGTGAGGAGAAAGGCCAGTGACGGATTGTCCCATACTGACGGCGTCGGGGAGTTTTGGATATCGCCCGCCGTGCTGGAGGGGATGGAATAGCTCAGCAGCGCGGGCTGTAAAGTTAGTACAAGTTACAATATTTCTCTTTTCAAACTCACATCGAAGGTTTTGCGAACAAGTTCGGACTGCGCGTCGTATAGGAAGGCTGGCGTTTTGTAACATCCTGCCTTGGGATCACTTATGGGGACATAGCTCTGGCGTCCACCAACGCCGAGAATCTGTCTCCCATACGCTTGGCACGTATGGGACATTCGACCTTTGGCTAGGCCTGCCGCTCGGTACCATTTGAATGAAGGGATGGACAGATATGAGCTGTACATGTTAGAGAAGACCTGGACCGGGAAAGTGTTGCATACACGTCTTTTACTATCTCTTTACTCTCATAGTCCGCCCCGCTTATAACGTAGATCTGAAATGATTCCGATGAGGGATCATGCATAACCGATGCGCAGAACTGGGTTCGACGTGCCACGTCGCCTGTGGTCGTTTGTTTATACCACACACCCGCTTCAATATCGTAGACCTGGACGTAATCCCACGAGTTCTGGGTTTGTTAGGCTGTAGATTAAAACGTGAACTTGGTAAACGCACTGGAGTAATTTCTGTATCGATACTGTCTTTGCTAGCTGGAACTTCACCACCGAGGAAAACTAAAGCTCCCTTGTCACGGGCTGGTAGATAAACCAGCGCGCCTTGCTGTACAGGCGTGAATGGGGCTTCGAGCATGGTGTACTCCATTGTAGTTGTGTTGTATTGGATCATGCCGGTTGCATAGGATTTTGTGCCGTCGGTTATTGACGAGGTCGTTTGCTTGGTTTGATACCCGCCAAGGTAATACGCTGCCTGCAGTTCGGGGACATTGACGTATGCTGTATAGTTGTGGATTAGCATTGATTGAACATAAGAGCTGGTAGTTCGCAAGTCAAGTCATACCACCCTCAATAAGTCGCACGGGTTTGACAGATGTCTTTTGTTCCTCCCACGAACCATCGGAGATGCTGTACATCCACACTCCACCAGCATCTGGTTTTTTCCCAGTCGGGCTCCGTCCTCCGTAGCTGAAAAGCGTCGAGTTGGCTTGATTTGACCACAGTGCCTGGTCTCTCAGCTTCGGGACGTCGGTAGGAATCAAGCTCAGTTTATAGTTGGACCCGTCTTGTAGATCAACTGGAGCAGAGAGATCCACCTTGATGAAATAGTTGTCTTTGCGACAAGTTAGCAATCGGGGATTTCAAACGGAGCGGCGACACAGGCATACTCGACGCATTCTTATCGGTGTCAAGACTCCCACCATCCATGCCATTCATGTACAAAACATCGCCGACGATATTTGCTAGACATTTTGTTATGTCAACTCGTTCTGGGAGCTTGAGCGCGAATCGGAGAACATACCGCCGAATACCCAATTACGACAAAACCCGTCGGATAGGTCGGCCTGCACATCGCGTTTCGCGACTGTTTGAACTGTACTTGCTGCCACTTGCACGCCGGTAGCCATAAGCAGGAGGCAGAATAACCGCGACATTTCGCAAAATGCCGCGATTGTTGACAGGAACTCGCTCCCACAGCGTGGAAGAATCGAGCAAAAACCCAGACTGGGGTCCTTGGGGCGGGCTGGAGTAAGGCGTCCCATCCCCCATGTCGCGTTGGCCTTGGACGTCGTCATTGGGAAAAGAGCGTCACACAAGCGCGGCGAGGCCGGCGACACAGCCAGCGATCTCCCGAGACATTGCCCTGGACGAGAGAGATCTGCGGGGGAAGCGGCCAATGGTTCGGCCTCGTGTTGGCATTTTGGAGAGAGGCATGCAGCTTTGCTTACTGCGGCGAACACCCAGCCCTGGCAGCAGCCATCCAAGCCACTGAAGCTTGAGCCGGCGCGACTTGGCGCAGGAAAGGCATTCCGCCCACTT
This region of Aspergillus puulaauensis MK2 DNA, chromosome 5, nearly complete sequence genomic DNA includes:
- a CDS encoding uncharacterized protein (BUSCO:EOG092645L9;~COG:L;~EggNog:ENOG410PNWY;~InterPro:IPR001841,IPR014857,IPR036388,IPR011513, IPR013083;~PFAM:PF08746,PF07574;~go_component: GO:0030915 - Smc5-Smc6 complex [Evidence IEA];~go_process: GO:0006281 - DNA repair [Evidence IEA]); this translates as MAHGTQRHAYDDSNRAFLQALMARSTLTYEESKPLLAAILSVHGGDTVSEDDITEEDLSTFITAANSAISPFDLEIRSTLPQLQVNAPLTEAVAPERVYALVNTTSDALTQLATTYTADEISFVKRILDRMFEANNTRIAEVMAVGSIEAIQQSKVGGGNRREAGSATQATQTGAAQPLNMTQAETVLKQLVEDGWFEKSRKDFYTLSPRGLMELRGWLVATYNDENEEGRRNNKIKFCAACRDIITVGQRCGNRECLGRLHDHCMRNFFRVQKAEQCPVCRAPWPGDKFVGERAVVTTGQNRRSGGARPSMVQPSTQVSQTQTTDGDMDEELSD
- a CDS encoding intradiol ring-cleavage dioxygenase (COG:Q;~EggNog:ENOG410PFEK;~InterPro:IPR000627,IPR007535,IPR039390,IPR015889;~PFAM:PF04444,PF00775;~go_function: GO:0003824 - catalytic activity [Evidence IEA];~go_function: GO:0005506 - iron ion binding [Evidence IEA];~go_function: GO:0008199 - ferric iron binding [Evidence IEA];~go_function: GO:0016702 - oxidoreductase activity, acting on single donors with incorporation of molecular oxygen, incorporation of two atoms of oxygen [Evidence IEA];~go_function: GO:0018576 - catechol 1,2-dioxygenase activity [Evidence IEA];~go_process: GO:0006725 - cellular aromatic compound metabolic process [Evidence IEA];~go_process: GO:0009712 - catechol-containing compound metabolic process [Evidence IEA];~go_process: GO:0055114 - oxidation-reduction process [Evidence IEA]), encoding MPPTTPPSTLPPMKDLTTENITENVHLVNSQCTDPRLRYLLHRIVTHLHEFCLETRLGTEEWAAGVKFLTEIGQISDDLRHEMILLSDTLGVSSLVDAINHPRRPPATEGTVLGPFHTHDAEDMSHGAVLHSDPDATKLLVLASIKDCDGNPVDGVKVDVWEGDSKGFYDVQNPNRTGPDGRGVLRSDENGEFFFQAIVPVPYPIPMDGPVGKMLVALGRHPNRPGHVHFMLDKPGYDLLITALYPRGDPYETSDPVFGVKESLVVDLTTVEDEGMAKKYGVKVGTKLLKHDFVLLTEPQARELRKKNAIEAMEKQGRKVVFHNDLPIPAESS
- a CDS encoding uncharacterized protein (COG:S;~EggNog:ENOG410PWIB;~InterPro:IPR015915;~TransMembrane:1 (o488-510i);~go_function: GO:0005515 - protein binding [Evidence IEA]), translated to MTTSKANATWGMGRLTPARPKDPSLGFCSILPRCGSEFLSTIAAFCEMSRLFCLLLMATGVQVAASTVQTVAKRDVQADLSDGFCRNWVFGANIVGDVLYMNGMDGGSLDTDKNASNNYFIKVDLSAPVDLQDGSNYKLSLIPTDVPKLRDQALWSNQANSTLFSYGGRSPTGKKPDAGGVWMYSISDGSWEEQKTSVKPVRLIEGAYVNVPELQAAYYLGGYQTKQTTSSITDGTKSYATGMIQYNTTTMEYTMLEAPFTPVQQGALVYLPARDKGALVFLGGEVPASKDSIDTEITPNSWDYVQVYDIEAGVWYKQTTTGDVARRTQFCASVMHDPSSESFQIYVISGADYESKEIVKDVSYLSIPSFKWYRAAGLAKGRMSHTCQAYGRQILGVGGRQSYVPISDPKAGCYKTPAFLYDAQSELVRKTFDPALLSYSIPSSTAGDIQNSPTPSVWDNPSLAFLLTDRSNNNTSTKETQTKPTNKGAIAGGVVGGVAGAAVILGLIWFSLLSRRRKAQQDDTEQPKTSERKLPILGELSANQALRELGTSQSRVEVGSHGSQLYELDGGQTQHSQSQKQSMDRRTEERPER